Proteins from one Pithys albifrons albifrons isolate INPA30051 chromosome 2, PitAlb_v1, whole genome shotgun sequence genomic window:
- the AFTPH gene encoding aftiphilin isoform X1 codes for MEPDIIRMYSSSPPPLDNGADDDDEDEFGGFSGVSTAGVAFADFDNPDYSHPKEEFIPTNHFIPLHDYSDNVASIATFTSVKNVKDCIAELPARTKEPSDMSATSTIQEKSKFRTSGTALEDVNRRGEQRDNTGKSEGFSSRPVRTGVTVESQDEPMDACNGEKLPCLEILTNGFAASDPVNPQGTEDLDSVGDSKGLKAVSTHSNEQNLNSMLSSGEDFADFATFSNKTPVHLEGTGPTICRMRCDERDSLSIQENNRINKITHIEEEVGSSEISCEEAHSALEDNEFGISSTSQTTGSSVCTTENGEHSGRRRQRHVENGKDLHRPDGSSKAADTKLDKIQSLSCDPAGEKSGDSEGLKNGGSSTEIVACSDTHEDVFGDFGSVSSASPAFRNPQESVNDLDLERTSEQPAHISKPSDEFGEFRDTSTVSQQPASLDQAELKGAADTLECDTTSKTSVLDFQHTTEVENGDDSEFGDFDSVPKPQDESVAFQDSDDFADFSSAGCNQATDWNAFEDEQKGSCSWAAFGDEQAGESHHRKETWQSHRTDAPTRSDGPVLHKTDSFALASSQGTISKQSQELTPSVQTTLLSRLERIFEVCFPSTPVLESEEEISSLNHLLEAAEKQVTTEETLANTGELMDVWTELQDIHDAHGLRYQWGGSHSNKKLLCSLGIDTRNILFTGNKKQPVIVPMYAAGLGMLEPTKEPLKPISAAEKIASIGQTPPVSPEMNTCASDQFQESLPPVQFDWSSSGLTNPLDASGGSTLLNLDFFGPVDDSSSSSTTTIPGVDPELYELTTSKLETSNASNRVTDAFARLMSTVEKASTSTRKPKKEEHLSEEAAKVISSLPDLTFMHAKVLMFPATLTPSTSCQEKVD; via the exons ATGGAACCAGACATTATTCGAATGTACTCCTCATCCCCTCCACCACTAGACAATGGAGCTGATGATGACGATGAAGATGAATTTGGAGGGTTTTCTGGTGTAAGCACTGCTGGTGTGGCTTTTGCAGACTTTGATAacccagactacagccatccAAAGGAAGAGTTTATACCCACAAATCATTTCATCCCACTTCATGATTACTCTGACAATGTAGCCAGCATTGCAACTTTCACATCTGTTAAAAATGTTAAAGACTGCATTGCAGAGCTTCCTGCTCGTACCAAGGAACCTTCTGATATGTCAGCTACTAGTACTATCCAAGAAAAGTCTAAGTTCAGAACTTCAGGTACTGCTTTAGAAGATGTAAACAGAAGAGGGGAACAAAGAGACAACACTGGAAAATCGGAGGGTTTTTCTTCTCGTCCGGTTAGAACGGGTGTAACAGTTGAAAGCCAGGATGAGCCAATGGATGCTTGTAATGGTGAGAAACTTCCATGTCTAGAGATTCTAACAAACGGATTTGCAGCATCAGACCCTGTAAATCCTCAGGGAACAGAAGATCTAGACAGTGTTGGTGACTCAAAGGGACTGAAAGCTGTGAGCACCCACAGTAATGAGCAAAATTTGAACTCAATGCTGAGCTCAGGTGAAGACTTTGCAGATTTTGCTACATTCTCAAACAAAACCCCAGTTCATTTAGAAGGAACAGGGCCTACAATATGCAGGATGAGATGTGATGAAAGAGACTCACTGAGCATTCAGGAGAACaacagaataaacaaaataacTCATATTGAAGAAGAGGTTGGCTCTTCAGAAATCAGTTGTGAAGAGGCCCACTCAGCACTGGAAGACAATGAATTTGGAATTTCTAGTACATCTCAAACAACTGGAAGTTCAGTATGCACTACTGAAAATGGAGAGCACAGCGGGAGGAGAAGGCAGCGTCATGTGGAGAATGGCAAAGATCTTCATAGGCCTGATGGTTCTTCAAAAGCAGCAGACACCAAGCTTGATAAGATCCAAAGCCTAAGCTGTGATCCTGCAGGAGAAAAATCGGGTGATTCTGAAGGTCTTAAGAATGGTGGGAGTAGTACTGAAATTGTAGCTTGCAGTGACACACATGAAGATGTTTTTGGTGATTTTGGTTCAGTCAGCAGTGCATCTCCCGCCTTCAGGAACCCTCAAGAATCAGTAAATGATCTAGATTTGGAAAGAACTTCTGAACAGCCTGCACATATTAGCAAACCTAGTGATGAATTTGGTGAATTCAGGGACACAAGTACTGTTTCTCAGCAGCCAGCAAGTTTGGATCAAGCCGAACTAAAGGGGGCTGCTGACACTTTAGAATGTGATACTACCAGTAAAACTTCTGTCTTAGACTTCCAGCATACTACTGAGGTAGAAAATGGTGATGATAGTGAGTTTGGAGATTTTGATTCAGTGCCAAAACCTCAAGATGAGAGTGTTGCTTTCCAGGACTCTGACGACTTTGCGGACTTCAGTTCAGCAGGTTGTAACCAGGCTACAGACTGGAATGCTTTTGAAGATGAACAAAAAGGCAGCTGTTCTTGGGCTGCCTTTGGAGATGAACAAGCTGGTGAATCTCATCACAGAAAAGAGACGTGGCAGTCACATAGGACAGATGCACCTACGAGGAGTGATGGCCCAGTATTACACAAGACTGACAGTTTTGCTTTAGCATCTTCCCAAGGAACTATCAGTAAGCAATCTCAAGAGCTAACACCTTCAGTTCAG ACAACGTTGCTAAGTCGTCTGGAACGAATATTTGAAGTCTGTTTTCCTTCCACGCCTGTTCTTGAAAGTGAAGAAGAAATAAGTTCCTTGAATCACTTGTTGGAAGCAGCTGAAAAGCAGGTGACAACTGAGGAGACTTTAGCAAATACTGG GGAACTGATGGACGTGTGGACAGAGCTGCAGGATATCCATGATGCGCATGGACTGAGATACCAGTGGGGTGGCTCCCACAGCAACAAAAAGCTTTTGTGCTCCTTGGGGATCGACACAAGAAATATT CTCTTTACAGGCAACAAGAAACAGCCTGTTATAGTGCCCATGTATGCAGCAGGACTG gGTATGTTAGAACCCACCAAGGAACCTTTGAAACCAATatctgcagcagaaaaaataGCTTCAATAGGACAGACACCTCCTGTATCACCTGAGATGAACACATGTGCATCTGATCAGTTCCAG GAATCTCTACCACCTGTCCAGTTTGACTGGAGTAGCAGTGGCCTTACTAACCCTTTAGATG CTAGTGGAGGTTCCACTCTTCTGAACCTTGATTTCTTTGGGCCCGTGGATGACAGTAGCTCtagcagcaccaccaccatcccAG GTGTGGATCCT